Sequence from the Christiangramia fulva genome:
AAAACAAAAATGAAAAAAGACCTGGCTTACTTACTTTCATGATCATATACAAATATAGGTAGGTAAGCTTTCGGGAACGTTACTGTAAAATTAAGAAAAAATTAAGAAAATCAATAATTATATTGAATAGAGATAAAAAAATAACTTTTATGACTAAATTTTTTTCTGTTATTCATTAACAAAACTTTACGAACAAATAATTTATGTCTGCTTTTATTCACTTAATTTTACCAATTAGTAAAGAATTCGAATGAACAAAAAAAAGAAGAAGAATAAAAATCAGTTCCAGGGTGATCTTTCCAGGAGCATTATAGACATACTTCGCAAAAATTCAGGGAAAGCCTATAATTATAAGCAAATCGCAGCAGCTCTGGATGTAAATGATGCCAGCAGCCGTAATCAAATTATAAAAAAGCTTTCCCAGTTAGCGGCAAAAAAACAAATTAAAGAAGTAGATCGCGGCAAATTCGTAATTGAAGGCAGAAATGATTATTACGAAGGTGTTCTGGATCTTACCACCAAAGGCTATGGTTATGTAATGGTGGAAGAACTTGCCGACGATATTTTTATTGCCAACAAAGATCTTAATACGGCTTTTGACGGTGATACCGTAGAAATATATGTTTATAACCGCAGGAGAAGCAAAAGATCTGAAGGAGAAATAACTAAAATTTTAAAAAGAAAACGTACTGAATTCGTGGGTACGCTTCAGTTAAAAAAAGATTTTGGTTTTGTAGTGGTCGACGATAATTCCATGTACACCGATTTTTTCGTTTCCGGGAGGAATATGAAAGATGCTAAAGATGGAGATAAAGTGGTTGTAGAATTTGATGAATGGCCTGAAAAAGCTGATTCACCTTTCGGAAAAATCATCCGTGTACTCGGAACTCCCGGTGAACATCAAACTGAAATCCATTCGATTCTTGCTCAATATGGTTTACCGCACGAATTTCCGGAAGAGGTAGAAGAATTTGCAGATAAGATCGATACTTCCATAAATGAAAAAGAGATAAAAAAACGTCGGGATATGCGGGATGTACTCACATTTACCATAGATCCCAAAGACGCGAAAGATTTTGATGATGCCCTAAGCTTCAGAAAGCTGGAAAATGGAAATTATGAAATTGGTATTCACATTGCCGATGTTTCGCATTACCTGCAAACAGGTACCATACTTGACGATGAGGCTTTTGAAAGAGCAACTTCGGTTTACCTTGTTGACCGCGTCGTTCCCATGCTTCCTGAAATTCTTTCTAATAATGCCTGTTCTTTAAGGCCTGAAGAAGAAAAATTGACTTTTTCAGCAGTTTTTGAAATTGATGATAATGCCCATGTTAAAAAGGAATGGTTTGGAAGAACGGTAACTTATTCTGATGAAAGATTCGCTTATGAAGAAGCCCAGCATATTATCGAAACCGGTACGGGAACCATTCCTGATGATGTTTCCATAAGAAAACATGCTTATACGGTGAAAGGAGCGCTTGTCGAGGCTGTAATTACCCTCAATCGTCTTGCAAAGAAAATGCGTTCCAGGAGAATGCGCGCAGGCGCTATTTCGTTTGATAAAGTGGAAGTGAAATTTAACCTGAACGAAGAGAATAACCCAACCGGGGTTTTCTTTAAAACGGCTAAAGATTCAAATAAACTTATTGAAGAATTCATGCTGCTTGCCAATCAAAAAGTAGCACAATTCATAGGAAAACAAAAACCTAAAAAAACTTTCGTTTATCGTTGTCATGATGAGCCGAACGAGGAAAAACTTGCTGCTTTACAGAATATTGTGGGCAGATTTGGCCATTCGTTGAATCTTCGTGACCGAAAATCGACTACCAGTTCTTTAAATAAACTTCTTGAAGATGTGCAGGGAAGAAAAGAACAGAATATGGTAGATACGCTTACAATACGTTCTATGAGCAAAGCCTATTACAGCACCGAGAATATTGGTCATTACGGCCTTGCTTTCGATTTTTACACTCATTTTACTTCACCCATCAGGAGATATCCAGACGTAATGGTACACCGTCTTCTTCAGCATTATTTGGAGAAAAAAGGCGATGTGAATGAAGAAGAATATGAAGATAAATGCCATCATAGCAGTGAAATGGAAAATTTAGCTTCCAATGCCGAGAGGGATTCCATTAAATATATGCAGGTGAAATTCATGCAGGATCATGAAAATGAGGAATTTCTCGGAGTTATTTCAGGAGTTACCGAATGGGGAATTTTTGTAGAGATCGTTGAAAATAAGTGTGAAGGGATGATAAGGCTGCGGGATATAAGAGATGATCATTATGAATATGATCCTGAAGAATTTGCCGTGACAGGTAAAAAAACCGGGAAAACTTATACCCTAGGAGATGAAGTATATGTAAAAGTTAAAAATGCCGATCTGGTAAAAAGACATCTTGATTTTACCCTGCTTGGCAATAGGGAGGAAATGGAAAATAGATAGATTTAGCTTTTAATTCTTTCATTCGGTAAAGAAAAAAGCCCTAAAAATATCTAAAATTTTACCTTTGCACTACAACGTACCGGATGTTACAGGATGTTTTATCGGGAATGCCTCTTGGTTTATTTTTGGCTTTTTTATTAGGGCCTGTATTTTTTGTATTGCTCGAAACAGCTGCCATTAAAGGTTTTAGAGCAGCTTTAGCTTTTGATATTGGGGTAATGCTTGCCGATACTGTTTTCGTTTCCATCGCGTATTTAAGCACTACCAAACTTCTTGAAAGGATCAAAGACGATCCGGCGCTTTTTGTTTTCGGAGGGGCGATCCTTACCACTTATGGGGTGATGAGTTTTTTACAAACCAAAAAAGTTTTTCATACCGATGAAGAGACCCCGGAAATAAGAAAACTTGGTAAAAGCGATTATTTTGGATTATTTGCCAAAGGATTTCTGCTTAATTTCATCAATATCGGCGTTCTTGGATTCTGGCTGGGAGTGATAATTGTCTTCGGCCCAAAATTAGATATGGAACTTAACAGAATGATGGTTTTCTTTGGAACCGTGCTTTTTACCTATCTCTGTGTAGACCTGATAAAGATCCTTCTGGCGAAAAAATTGAATAGAAAGCTTACACCAAACCGAATTTATTTTTTAAAAAAAGCGATAAGCCTGTTGCTTATTATTTCTGGAGTCCTGCTGATTTCCCAGGGACTTTTTCCTGGCCAGGTTAATGAAATAAAAGATCATATTCAGGATATGACGCCAAATGATTCAAAGTTTGGAGGATTGATGGAAAAAGTAGATAAAACTTCAAAAATGCAATAAAAAAAGCTCCTCAAATAAGGAGCTTTTGGTGAGGCATCGAGCGGATTCGAACCGCTGTACAAGGTTTTGCAGACCTCTGCCTAGCCACTCGGCCACGATGCCATTACAGGAGGGCAAATGTAATAAAAATTTTAAGTTTCAAAACTAAAACTACCTCGATTTCGATCGGCTTACACTTACCATGGAAACATTCCCTCCAATTGGAGGATTGATTTTAGAAACTTCTACCTTCGCTTTCTGTACCATTAAAAGTTCATCCATAATTCGGCTCAAAATTCTTTCTGCCACTGTTTCCAGAAGTTTGGAACGTATTGCCATTTCTTCCTTGACAATTTTATTTAAATGAACATAATCTATGGTATCATCAAGTTTATCGGTTTTTGCGGAGTGCGACAGATCTCCTTTTACCTTCAGATCTACCCGATATTCACTACCTATCTTTCCTTCCTCATCAAGGCATCCATGATAAGAAAATACCTTGATATTTTTCAGTTTAATTACGCCCACTAAAATTTTTTGTCAAAGATACCACCTGTTTTTGAGCATTTCAATTTATGAAGGGCTTTTCAGGAATAGTATTTGATCCAGGCTGGCCTTAACGATTTAATTTTTGATAAATTTGCGTTTTATTTTAAATATATGGCTGAAGGAAAGAAATCACTCAATTTTATTGAGCAAATCATAGAAGAAGATCTTAGTAAAGATTATAAACAGGAAGAACTTAAATTCAGGTTTCCACCTGAACCAAATGGTTATCTTCATATTGGCCATGCTTCTTCCATTTGTCTGAATTTTGGTCTGGGAGAGAGGTATGATGCACCTGTAAATCTTCGGTTTGACGATACAAACCCAATGAAAGAAGAGCAGGAATATGTTGATGCCATCAAGAAAGATGTGGAATGGCTTGGTTTCAAATGGGCGAAAGAATGCTATGCTTCAGATTATTTTCAGCAGCTGTATGACTGGGCTGTAGAAATGATCAAAAATAGCGATGCTTATGTTGATAGTCAAACTTCAGAAGAAATCGCAGAACAGAAAGGAACTCCCACCGAACCTGGAAAGGAGAGTCCTTACAGGAATCGTTCGGTAGGAGAGAATTTAGCGCTTTTTGAACAGATGAAGAATGGGGAAACTCCAGAAAGAGGTCATGTTCTCAGGGCTAAAATAGATATGGCATCACCAAATATGCTCATGCGTGATCCCGTGATGTACCGTTGTTTGCATAAAAGTCACCACCGCACCGGTAATGACTGGATGATCTATCCCATGTATGATTGGGCACATGGCCAAAGCGATTTTATTGAAGGTGTTTCCCATTCTTTTTGTACGCTGGAGTTTCTTCCGCATCGCGAATTGTATAACTGGTTTGTTGAAAAAGTTAGCAAACCTGGTGATTTCAAACCTAAACAACGGGAATTTGCGAGAAGAAATCTTAGTCATACCGTTGTTAGTAAACGAAAATTGCTTCAATTGGTTGAAAAAGGCATTGTAGATTCCTGGGATGATCCCCGAATGCCTACAATTTCAGGTTTGCGAAGAAGAGGTTATACTCCGGCTTCCATTCGTAAATTTGCCGATTCTATTGGAGTGGGGAAAAGGGAAAATCTTATAGATGTGGCACATCTTGAATTCTGTGCGCGGGAGGATCTTAACAAAGTAGCTCCAAGGGTAATGGCTGTTCTGGATCCTGTGAAACTTGTGATCACCAATTATCCTGAAGGTGAAGAGGAGTGGCTAGAAGCCGAAAATAATCCTGAAGATGAATCGGCGGGTTCAAGAAAAATTCCTTTTTCAAGAGAAATTTACATAGAAAAGGAAGATTTTAAAGAGGAAGCCAATCGCAAATTTTTCCGATTAACTTTAGGTAAGGAAGTGCGTTTAAAAAACGCCTATATCATTAAAGGGGAAAGTGTTGTTAAAGATGATAATGGAAATATAACTGAAATTCATTGTACTTACGATCCTAAAAGTAAAAGTGGCAGTGGTACAGAGGAATCTCTTCGGAAAGTTAAAGGAACGCTTCACTGGGTATCGATTAAACACGCCCTTGAAGCCGAAATAAGGCTTTATGATCGCTTGTTTACTGAAGAAGTACCCGATGGAATAAAAGATAAAGATTATCTCGATTTTATAAATCCCGATTCTTTACAAATAACTACCGGATATTTAGAACCGGGGTTAAAAAATGCTGAAATTGGAGAAAATGTACAGTTCCAGCGAATTGGATATTTTTGCGTCGATAAAGATTCTACGACTGCAAAACCAGTTTTTAACCGAACTGTAAGCCTTCGCGATTCCTGGGCTAAAAAGAAAAAATAAGTTTTGTTTAATATAGCTTTAAGAAATATTTAGCATTGAATTTTAACATATTAACCGGTTATTAACAAGCTTAGGCGTTACCAACACTTATCTTTGAGTTAATAATAATTAAAATTCAAGAACTTATGGCAAGTACAGGAAATACATTTTTAGCACTCATAACCGGGGCTGCTATCGGAGCCGGCTTAGGTTTGCTTTATGCACCAGAAAGCGGTGAAGATACCCGAAAGCGTTTACGTAAAGATGCTCAGGATGCCCAGGATCGTTTCAATAAAAGATATCAGGAAACAACTTCCAATTTAAGCGATAAAGCCAGAAAGGCCCGTATGGATTTTGAAGAGCGCCTGGAAGAGACTTTATCTAACGCGAGCTATAAAGCAGATGATATCCTTTCTGCCATGGAAGAAAAACTCGAGGAGCTTAGAAAACAAAATGCAAAGTTGCAACGGGACAAACCTAAGAAGTCAAAATCTTCTGGTACAGACAAGGCCGTAGTATAAGCTGATATATGGCATTTGAAAAACTATCAGACAGTGTTCAGGAATTAAAAGATAGCATTCAGGCATACTCCGAAAGTAGTGCTGAATACTATAAGTTAAAAGCCTTCAAATCGGGAATGAAAGGCGCCATTACTCTTGTGCGTGTTTTGCTCCTGGTTACCTTTGCAAGTCTGGCCGTTATCATGCTTTCTTTTGCAGTGGCAATTTTAATTAGCCAGGCTACGGAAATAGCGAGTTTAGGTTATTTCATTGTAGGTGGATTTTACCTTCTCGTAGGAATTTTATGCTTCACGGTTGGTAAAAAACCTATAAGAAAATTCATGCTTAAAAAGGCTTCTGGTATTGTTTTTAATGAAAATGAAGAGGAATGAGAACCTATACCAATTTTGATGAAATCGATAAAGATTTGAAGATACTAAAACTTCAGACAGAAATTGATAAGGAAGAAATTAAATTGAGTGTAGATCAGGTGAAATCAAACCTTTCGCCGGTTTCTTTGCTGGGAGGTACCGTCGGAGCCATCATTCAGAAGGCTATTGTTTTGAAAGCAGTTTCAAAAATATTCGGAATTAAACGCACCGTTTCCTCTGGAAAGAGATAAAAGTTTCGGTTACATATTGAAAAAGGCAGGATTAAAACTCGAATTTTGGTCCTGCCTTTTTTAATTTATTTCAAAGTTTTTATTGCAGTTTCCAATCGCGAAAGTGTTTCTTTTTTCCCTAACATTTCAGCGATAACATATAAATCTGGCCCCTGTAAAGCGCCTACAAGGCTCAGTCTTAATGGCATCATCACTTTTCCAAAACCTATTTCCTTTCCGTTGATCCATCCCTTTACAACCGCCTGTAAATTTTCGGAATGAAAATCTTCAACATTCCCTAGAATTTCCTTTAATTCATTCATTATTTGGGAACTGTCATTTTTCCAGGCTTTTTTAGAATCTTTAGGTTCAAAGGAAGTAGGAGCGATGTAAAAGAAATACCCCTGGTCCCAGAAATCTTCAACGAAAACCACTCTTTCCTTGATCAATTCCACCACTTTTCGAGTATAATCTTTTTTCGATTTTATTTCTCTTTTCTCCAATAATTCCATGAAACGCTCTGTAAGCATATCGTTATCGGCAAGTTGTATATAATGCTGTTGGAACCATTTTGTCTTTTCCGGATCGAATTTCGCGCCTCCTTTATGGACTCTTTCCAGCTCAAAAGCCTGAACAAGTTCATCAAGCTCGAAGAATTCCTGTTCCGTTCCGGGATTCCATCCAAGAAAAGCGAGCATATTCGTTACAGCTTGCGGAAAATAACCTTCTTCGCGATACCCGGCTGAAACTTCACCTGTTTTTGGATCTTTCCATTCAATAGGAAACACAGGAAAACCCATCTTTTCGCCATCACGTTTGCTCAATTTTCCTTTGCCCTGAGGTTTTAAAATAAGCGGCAAATGGGCAAATTCAGGAGCTTTCCAGCCAAAAGCCTTATAAAGTAAATGATGGAGCGCCAGGGAAGGCAGCCATTCTTCACCGCGAATTACGTGGGTGATCTCCATTAAATGATCATCTACGATATTTGCAAGATGGTAGGTGGGCATTCCATCGCTTTTAAAAAGAACTTTGTCGTCAAGGATATTGGTATCGATTTCCATTTCTCCCCGAATAACATCATTAAGCGCCAGGGTTTCATCTTGCGGGGATTTAAACCTGATCACATAAGGCTCTTCATTTTCAAGTTTCTTCGTTACTTCTTCTTTAGA
This genomic interval carries:
- the rnr gene encoding ribonuclease R; protein product: MNKKKKKNKNQFQGDLSRSIIDILRKNSGKAYNYKQIAAALDVNDASSRNQIIKKLSQLAAKKQIKEVDRGKFVIEGRNDYYEGVLDLTTKGYGYVMVEELADDIFIANKDLNTAFDGDTVEIYVYNRRRSKRSEGEITKILKRKRTEFVGTLQLKKDFGFVVVDDNSMYTDFFVSGRNMKDAKDGDKVVVEFDEWPEKADSPFGKIIRVLGTPGEHQTEIHSILAQYGLPHEFPEEVEEFADKIDTSINEKEIKKRRDMRDVLTFTIDPKDAKDFDDALSFRKLENGNYEIGIHIADVSHYLQTGTILDDEAFERATSVYLVDRVVPMLPEILSNNACSLRPEEEKLTFSAVFEIDDNAHVKKEWFGRTVTYSDERFAYEEAQHIIETGTGTIPDDVSIRKHAYTVKGALVEAVITLNRLAKKMRSRRMRAGAISFDKVEVKFNLNEENNPTGVFFKTAKDSNKLIEEFMLLANQKVAQFIGKQKPKKTFVYRCHDEPNEEKLAALQNIVGRFGHSLNLRDRKSTTSSLNKLLEDVQGRKEQNMVDTLTIRSMSKAYYSTENIGHYGLAFDFYTHFTSPIRRYPDVMVHRLLQHYLEKKGDVNEEEYEDKCHHSSEMENLASNAERDSIKYMQVKFMQDHENEEFLGVISGVTEWGIFVEIVENKCEGMIRLRDIRDDHYEYDPEEFAVTGKKTGKTYTLGDEVYVKVKNADLVKRHLDFTLLGNREEMENR
- a CDS encoding LysE family translocator is translated as MLQDVLSGMPLGLFLAFLLGPVFFVLLETAAIKGFRAALAFDIGVMLADTVFVSIAYLSTTKLLERIKDDPALFVFGGAILTTYGVMSFLQTKKVFHTDEETPEIRKLGKSDYFGLFAKGFLLNFINIGVLGFWLGVIIVFGPKLDMELNRMMVFFGTVLFTYLCVDLIKILLAKKLNRKLTPNRIYFLKKAISLLLIISGVLLISQGLFPGQVNEIKDHIQDMTPNDSKFGGLMEKVDKTSKMQ
- the folB gene encoding dihydroneopterin aldolase, producing MGVIKLKNIKVFSYHGCLDEEGKIGSEYRVDLKVKGDLSHSAKTDKLDDTIDYVHLNKIVKEEMAIRSKLLETVAERILSRIMDELLMVQKAKVEVSKINPPIGGNVSMVSVSRSKSR
- a CDS encoding glutamine--tRNA ligase/YqeY domain fusion protein is translated as MAEGKKSLNFIEQIIEEDLSKDYKQEELKFRFPPEPNGYLHIGHASSICLNFGLGERYDAPVNLRFDDTNPMKEEQEYVDAIKKDVEWLGFKWAKECYASDYFQQLYDWAVEMIKNSDAYVDSQTSEEIAEQKGTPTEPGKESPYRNRSVGENLALFEQMKNGETPERGHVLRAKIDMASPNMLMRDPVMYRCLHKSHHRTGNDWMIYPMYDWAHGQSDFIEGVSHSFCTLEFLPHRELYNWFVEKVSKPGDFKPKQREFARRNLSHTVVSKRKLLQLVEKGIVDSWDDPRMPTISGLRRRGYTPASIRKFADSIGVGKRENLIDVAHLEFCAREDLNKVAPRVMAVLDPVKLVITNYPEGEEEWLEAENNPEDESAGSRKIPFSREIYIEKEDFKEEANRKFFRLTLGKEVRLKNAYIIKGESVVKDDNGNITEIHCTYDPKSKSGSGTEESLRKVKGTLHWVSIKHALEAEIRLYDRLFTEEVPDGIKDKDYLDFINPDSLQITTGYLEPGLKNAEIGENVQFQRIGYFCVDKDSTTAKPVFNRTVSLRDSWAKKKK
- a CDS encoding YtxH domain-containing protein, translating into MASTGNTFLALITGAAIGAGLGLLYAPESGEDTRKRLRKDAQDAQDRFNKRYQETTSNLSDKARKARMDFEERLEETLSNASYKADDILSAMEEKLEELRKQNAKLQRDKPKKSKSSGTDKAVV
- a CDS encoding phage holin family protein; the protein is MAFEKLSDSVQELKDSIQAYSESSAEYYKLKAFKSGMKGAITLVRVLLLVTFASLAVIMLSFAVAILISQATEIASLGYFIVGGFYLLVGILCFTVGKKPIRKFMLKKASGIVFNENEEE
- a CDS encoding DUF6327 family protein, whose protein sequence is MRTYTNFDEIDKDLKILKLQTEIDKEEIKLSVDQVKSNLSPVSLLGGTVGAIIQKAIVLKAVSKIFGIKRTVSSGKR
- the gltX gene encoding glutamate--tRNA ligase codes for the protein MSSKVRVRFAPSPTGPLHIGGVRTALYNYLFAKKHNGDFILRIEDTDQNRYVEGAEDYIIESLNWCGISYDEGPGKEKDHGPYRQSERKDIYKKYAEKLIDTGKAYYAFDTAEELDEHRKDHEEKGKTFIYNWHNRQKLKNSLSLSKEEVTKKLENEEPYVIRFKSPQDETLALNDVIRGEMEIDTNILDDKVLFKSDGMPTYHLANIVDDHLMEITHVIRGEEWLPSLALHHLLYKAFGWKAPEFAHLPLILKPQGKGKLSKRDGEKMGFPVFPIEWKDPKTGEVSAGYREEGYFPQAVTNMLAFLGWNPGTEQEFFELDELVQAFELERVHKGGAKFDPEKTKWFQQHYIQLADNDMLTERFMELLEKREIKSKKDYTRKVVELIKERVVFVEDFWDQGYFFYIAPTSFEPKDSKKAWKNDSSQIMNELKEILGNVEDFHSENLQAVVKGWINGKEIGFGKVMMPLRLSLVGALQGPDLYVIAEMLGKKETLSRLETAIKTLK